One window of Ziziphus jujuba cultivar Dongzao chromosome 5, ASM3175591v1 genomic DNA carries:
- the LOC107419961 gene encoding protein DCL homolog, chloroplastic, whose amino-acid sequence MAAPSMLLRGLPLLRLRLHFQFHHRRCAVGFITAPSRRSWCTVTADSTRPDEKLSSADDSTAFLRAQHSPKFPRWDDPDYRRWKDKEEEILSDIDPILSLAKDILHSDRYLDGEQLTVEDEKVVVERLLAYHPHFEDKIGCGLDSIMVDRHPQFRQSRCLFVIRTDGVWIDFSYQKCLRAYIRVKYPSHAERFIREHFKRSGG is encoded by the exons ATGGCCGCGCCTTCTATGCTTCTCAGAGGCCTTCCGCTCCTCCGTCTAAGACTCCATTTTCAGTTTCACCACCGCCGCTGCGCCGTTGGGTTCATTACCGCTCCGTCTCGTAGGTCGTGGTGCACTGTCACGGCGGACTCCACTCGCCCCGATGAGAAATTATCCTCTGCGGACGATTCCACGGCATTCCTCCGTGCGCAGCACTCGCCCAAGTTCCCTCGTTGGGACGATCCTGACTATCGCCGGTGGAAAGATAAAGAGGAGGAAATCCTCAGCGACATCGATCCTATCCTTTCACTCGCCAAGGATATTCTCCATTCCGACAG GTATCTGGATGGGGAACAGCTGACAGTTGAAGATGAGAAAGTTGTGGTGGAAAGGCTGCTTGCCTACCATCCCCATTTTGAAGATAAAATTGGATGCGGACTTGATTCTATTATG GTTGATCGGCATCCGCAATTTAGACAGTCAAGGTGCCTCTTTGTTATCAGAACTGATGGCGTATGGATAGACTTCTCTTATCAGAAGTGTCTTCGTGCATACATCCGAGTTAAGTATCCATCCCATGCAGAAAGGTTCATTCGAGAACATTTTAAACGTAGTGGTGGTTAA
- the LOC107419969 gene encoding mannose-P-dolichol utilization defect 1 protein homolog 2: MEYLGIDLSCALGSLRHGQFPEKDCLLPLISKLLGYAIVAASTTVKLPQILKILKHRSVRGLSVVSFELEVVGYTIALAYCLKKGLPFSAYGELAFLLIQGIILVSIIYYFSQPVGITTWMRALLYCAVAPTILAGQIDPILFEALYASQHAIFLIARIPQIWENFSNKSTGELSFLTCLMNFAGSMVRVFTSIQEKAPTSVLLGSCIGIATNGTILSQIIIYRKPHSGKDKKTK, translated from the exons ATGGAGTACCTTGGAATCGATCTCAGCTGTGCGTTGGGATCTCTCCGTCACGGCCAATTCCCTGAAAAAGACTGCTTGCTTCCCCTGATTTCCAAGCTTCTCGGCTATGCCATTGTTGCCGCTTCCACCACCGTCAAACTCCCTCAG ATATTAAAGATTTTAAAGCATAGAAGTGTTAGAGGCCTTAGTGTTGTATCTTTTGAGCTTGAGGTAGTTGGTTACACCATTGCTCTTGCCTATTGTCTCAAAAAAGGACTTCCCTTCTCAGCTTATGGGGAACTAGCCTTTCTTCTGATCCAAG gaattattttagtttctatAATTTACTATTTCTCTCAACCTGTGGGTATAACAACATGGATGAGAGCCTTACT ATATTGTGCTGTTGCACCAACCATCCTAGCTGGCCAAATTGATCCTATTCTCTTTGAAGCTCTCTAT GCTTCCCAACATGCAATTTTTCTTATTGCCAGGATCCCTCAAATATGGGAGAACTTTTCT AACAAAAGTACAGGGGAGCTCAGCTTCTTAACATGTTTAATGAATTTCGCTGGCTCTATGG TTAGAGTATTCACCAGCATCCAGGAAAAAGCACCAACAAGTG ttCTGCTGGGCTCGTGTATTGGTATTGCAACAAATGGTACCATTCTGAGTcagataattatatatagaaagcCACATTCTGGAAAAGACAAGAAAACAAAGTAG
- the LOC107419998 gene encoding F-box protein At1g47056 isoform X1 codes for MGQSASTAAAVSSCRESKNHSNRSKIKSTALISPMLAEESAGCRGIFDGVSDYISDLPDECLACIFQSLGSGDRKRCSLVCRRWLRIEGQSRHRLSLDAQKELRPMIPSLFSRFDAVTKLALKCGRRSESIGDEGLVLISLRCRNLRRLKLRACRELTDTGMAAFAKNCKGLKKLSCGSCTFGAKGMNAVLENCSSLEELSVKRLRGITDVAAAEPIGPGIAALSLKTICLKELYNGVCFGPLIIGAKNLRTLKLFRCSGDWDKLFPIITDRVPGVVEIHLERLQVSDVGLAAISNCLDLEILHLVKTPECTNVGLVSIAERCKLLRKLHIDGWKANRIGDEGLVAIAKSCSNLQELVLIGVNPTKVSLQMLASSCLNLERLALCGSDTVGDAEISCIATKCIALKKLCIKSCPVNDNGLEALVAGCPNLVKVKVKKCRGVTPEGADWLRASRPLLAVNLDTGEPEHQDASASDGGVQDNGVEFPPMAAPVTATNNVASSSSGTGRSTSFKSRLGLLSGRSLACTLRRLSNGNIKTRGFP; via the coding sequence ATGGGCCAGTCAGCTTCGACGGCAGCTGCAGTCTCCAGCTGCCGTGAAAGCAAGAATCATAGCAATCGTTCAAAGATTAAATCAACGGCTCTGATCTCTCCGATGCTGGCTGAAGAATCCGCTGGCTGCCGGGGAATCTTCGATGGGGTCTCCGACTACATTTCAGATCTGCCCGACGAGTGTTTGGCCTGTATTTTCCAGTCCCTGGGTTCCGGCGACCGGAAACGCTGCTCGCTCGTCTGCCGAAGGTGGCTGAGGATCGAGGGACAGAGCCGTCACCGTCTCTCACTGGACGCTCAAAAAGAACTTCGCCCCATGATCCCCTCCCTCTTTTCTCGATTCGACGCCGTGACGAAGCTCGCACTGAAATGCGGCCGCAGATCTGAGAGCATCGGAGACGAGGGGCTTGTCCTCATCTCGCTCCGCTGCCGGAATCTCAGACGCCTCAAGCTCCGTGCCTGCCGCGAATTGACGGATACTGGCATGGCGGCCTTCGCGAAGAACTGCAAGGGCTTGAAGAAGCTCTCTTGCGGATCCTGCACCTTCGGAGCCAAAGGGATGAACGCGGTGTTGGAAAATTGCTCATCTCTGGAGGAGTTATCGGTCAAGCGGCTCCGTGGCATCACTGACGTGGCAGCTGCAGAGCCAATAGGGCCTGGCATAGCTGCCTTATCTCTGAAAACTATTTGCTTGAAGGAGCTTTACAATGGAGTATGTTTCGGACCTCTTATTATCGGCGCAAAGAATCTTAGAACTTTGAAACTGTTCAGGTGTTCTGGAGATTGGGATAAGCTTTTCCCTATAATTACGGACCGAGTCCCGGGAGTCGTTGAGATCCATCTGGAGAGGCTTCAAGTTAGCGATGTGGGTTTGGCAGCGATCTCAAATTGCTTGGATCTAGAAATTTTGCATCTGGTCAAGACACCGGAATGCACAAATGTTGGGCTGGTATCCATTGCAGAGCGCTGTAAACTGTTGCGGAAGCTTCACATTGACGGATGGAAAGCAAACCGTATTGGCGATGAGGGATTGGTTGCGATTGCAAAATCATGCTCTAATCTGCAGGAATTGGTTCTAATCGGCGTCAATCCCACGAAAGTAAGCTTGCAAATGTTGGCGTCGAGTTGCCTGAATCTAGAGCGGTTGGCATTGTGCGGAAGCGACACCGTCGGCGATGCTGAGATTTCATGCATTGCCACCAAATGTATAGCATTGAAGAAGCTATGCATTAAGAGTTGCCCTGTCAACGACAATGGGTTGGAAGCTCTGGTGGCTGGTTGCCCCAATTTGGTGAAAGTGAAGGTGAAGAAGTGTAGAGGAGTGACCCCGGAGGGTGCGGATTGGTTGAGGGCAAGTAGGCCTTTGTTAGCAGTGAATTTGGATACCGGTGAGCCTGAACATCAAGACGCAAGTGCCAGTGATGGTGGGGTTCAAGATAATGGGGTGGAGTTCCCTCCAATGGCTGCCCCGGTAACGGCTACGAATAATGTTGCATCGAGCAGTTCGGGTACGGGACGATCGACGTCATTCAAATCAAGGTTAGGCCTTTTATCTGGAAGGAGTTTAGCTTGCACATTGAGAAGGTTGTCAAATGGTAATATCAAAACTCGGGGCTTTCCTTAG
- the LOC107419998 gene encoding F-box protein At1g47056 isoform X3 gives MGQSASTAAAVSSCRESKNHSNRSKIKSTALISPMLAEESAGCRGIFDGVSDYISDLPDECLACIFQSLGSGDRKRCSLVCRRWLRIEGQSRHRLSLDAQKELRPMIPSLFSRFDAVTKLALKCGRRSESIGDEGLVLISLRCRNLRRLKLRACRELTDTGMAAFAKNCKGLKKLSCGSCTFGAKGMNAVLENCSSLEELSVKRLRGITDVAAAEPIGPGIAALSLKTICLKELYNGVCFGPLIIGAKNLRTLKLFRCSGDWDKLFPIITDRVPGVVEIHLERLQVSDVGLAAISNCLDLEILHLVKTPECTNVGLVSIAERCKLLRKLHIDGWKANRIGDEGLVAIAKSCSNLQELVLIGVNPTKVSLQMLASSCLNLERLALCGSDTVGDAEISCIATKCIALKKLCIKSCPVNDNGLEALVAGCPNLVKVKVKKCRGVTPEGADWLRASRPLLAVNLDTGEPEHQDASASDGGVQDNGVEFPPMAAPVTATNNVASSSSGTGRSTSFKSSHAVDMLHWKLREPDVNPIHK, from the exons ATGGGCCAGTCAGCTTCGACGGCAGCTGCAGTCTCCAGCTGCCGTGAAAGCAAGAATCATAGCAATCGTTCAAAGATTAAATCAACGGCTCTGATCTCTCCGATGCTGGCTGAAGAATCCGCTGGCTGCCGGGGAATCTTCGATGGGGTCTCCGACTACATTTCAGATCTGCCCGACGAGTGTTTGGCCTGTATTTTCCAGTCCCTGGGTTCCGGCGACCGGAAACGCTGCTCGCTCGTCTGCCGAAGGTGGCTGAGGATCGAGGGACAGAGCCGTCACCGTCTCTCACTGGACGCTCAAAAAGAACTTCGCCCCATGATCCCCTCCCTCTTTTCTCGATTCGACGCCGTGACGAAGCTCGCACTGAAATGCGGCCGCAGATCTGAGAGCATCGGAGACGAGGGGCTTGTCCTCATCTCGCTCCGCTGCCGGAATCTCAGACGCCTCAAGCTCCGTGCCTGCCGCGAATTGACGGATACTGGCATGGCGGCCTTCGCGAAGAACTGCAAGGGCTTGAAGAAGCTCTCTTGCGGATCCTGCACCTTCGGAGCCAAAGGGATGAACGCGGTGTTGGAAAATTGCTCATCTCTGGAGGAGTTATCGGTCAAGCGGCTCCGTGGCATCACTGACGTGGCAGCTGCAGAGCCAATAGGGCCTGGCATAGCTGCCTTATCTCTGAAAACTATTTGCTTGAAGGAGCTTTACAATGGAGTATGTTTCGGACCTCTTATTATCGGCGCAAAGAATCTTAGAACTTTGAAACTGTTCAGGTGTTCTGGAGATTGGGATAAGCTTTTCCCTATAATTACGGACCGAGTCCCGGGAGTCGTTGAGATCCATCTGGAGAGGCTTCAAGTTAGCGATGTGGGTTTGGCAGCGATCTCAAATTGCTTGGATCTAGAAATTTTGCATCTGGTCAAGACACCGGAATGCACAAATGTTGGGCTGGTATCCATTGCAGAGCGCTGTAAACTGTTGCGGAAGCTTCACATTGACGGATGGAAAGCAAACCGTATTGGCGATGAGGGATTGGTTGCGATTGCAAAATCATGCTCTAATCTGCAGGAATTGGTTCTAATCGGCGTCAATCCCACGAAAGTAAGCTTGCAAATGTTGGCGTCGAGTTGCCTGAATCTAGAGCGGTTGGCATTGTGCGGAAGCGACACCGTCGGCGATGCTGAGATTTCATGCATTGCCACCAAATGTATAGCATTGAAGAAGCTATGCATTAAGAGTTGCCCTGTCAACGACAATGGGTTGGAAGCTCTGGTGGCTGGTTGCCCCAATTTGGTGAAAGTGAAGGTGAAGAAGTGTAGAGGAGTGACCCCGGAGGGTGCGGATTGGTTGAGGGCAAGTAGGCCTTTGTTAGCAGTGAATTTGGATACCGGTGAGCCTGAACATCAAGACGCAAGTGCCAGTGATGGTGGGGTTCAAGATAATGGGGTGGAGTTCCCTCCAATGGCTGCCCCGGTAACGGCTACGAATAATGTTGCATCGAGCAGTTCGGGTACGGGACGATCGACGTCATTCAAATCAAG cCATGCTGTTGACATGCTGCATTGGAAGCTACGGGAACCTGATGTAAATCCAATCCATAAGTGA
- the LOC107419998 gene encoding F-box protein At1g47056 isoform X2 — MGQSASTAAAVSSCRESKNHSNRSKIKSTALISPMLAEESAGCRGIFDGVSDYISDLPDECLACIFQSLGSGDRKRCSLVCRRWLRIEGQSRHRLSLDAQKELRPMIPSLFSRFDAVTKLALKCGRRSESIGDEGLVLISLRCRNLRRLKLRACRELTDTGMAAFAKNCKGLKKLSCGSCTFGAKGMNAVLENCSSLEELSVKRLRGITDVAAAEPIGPGIAALSLKTICLKELYNGVCFGPLIIGAKNLRTLKLFRCSGDWDKLFPIITDRVPGVVEIHLERLQVSDVGLAAISNCLDLEILHLVKTPECTNVGLVSIAERCKLLRKLHIDGWKANRIGDEGLVAIAKSCSNLQELVLIGVNPTKVSLQMLASSCLNLERLALCGSDTVGDAEISCIATKCIALKKLCIKSCPVNDNGLEALVAGCPNLVKVKVKKCRGVTPEGADWLRASRPLLAVNLDTGEPEHQDASASDGGVQDNGVEFPPMAAPVTATNNVASSSSGTGRSTSFKSSLYFALNKRAVMASFTRFSFNKPCC, encoded by the exons ATGGGCCAGTCAGCTTCGACGGCAGCTGCAGTCTCCAGCTGCCGTGAAAGCAAGAATCATAGCAATCGTTCAAAGATTAAATCAACGGCTCTGATCTCTCCGATGCTGGCTGAAGAATCCGCTGGCTGCCGGGGAATCTTCGATGGGGTCTCCGACTACATTTCAGATCTGCCCGACGAGTGTTTGGCCTGTATTTTCCAGTCCCTGGGTTCCGGCGACCGGAAACGCTGCTCGCTCGTCTGCCGAAGGTGGCTGAGGATCGAGGGACAGAGCCGTCACCGTCTCTCACTGGACGCTCAAAAAGAACTTCGCCCCATGATCCCCTCCCTCTTTTCTCGATTCGACGCCGTGACGAAGCTCGCACTGAAATGCGGCCGCAGATCTGAGAGCATCGGAGACGAGGGGCTTGTCCTCATCTCGCTCCGCTGCCGGAATCTCAGACGCCTCAAGCTCCGTGCCTGCCGCGAATTGACGGATACTGGCATGGCGGCCTTCGCGAAGAACTGCAAGGGCTTGAAGAAGCTCTCTTGCGGATCCTGCACCTTCGGAGCCAAAGGGATGAACGCGGTGTTGGAAAATTGCTCATCTCTGGAGGAGTTATCGGTCAAGCGGCTCCGTGGCATCACTGACGTGGCAGCTGCAGAGCCAATAGGGCCTGGCATAGCTGCCTTATCTCTGAAAACTATTTGCTTGAAGGAGCTTTACAATGGAGTATGTTTCGGACCTCTTATTATCGGCGCAAAGAATCTTAGAACTTTGAAACTGTTCAGGTGTTCTGGAGATTGGGATAAGCTTTTCCCTATAATTACGGACCGAGTCCCGGGAGTCGTTGAGATCCATCTGGAGAGGCTTCAAGTTAGCGATGTGGGTTTGGCAGCGATCTCAAATTGCTTGGATCTAGAAATTTTGCATCTGGTCAAGACACCGGAATGCACAAATGTTGGGCTGGTATCCATTGCAGAGCGCTGTAAACTGTTGCGGAAGCTTCACATTGACGGATGGAAAGCAAACCGTATTGGCGATGAGGGATTGGTTGCGATTGCAAAATCATGCTCTAATCTGCAGGAATTGGTTCTAATCGGCGTCAATCCCACGAAAGTAAGCTTGCAAATGTTGGCGTCGAGTTGCCTGAATCTAGAGCGGTTGGCATTGTGCGGAAGCGACACCGTCGGCGATGCTGAGATTTCATGCATTGCCACCAAATGTATAGCATTGAAGAAGCTATGCATTAAGAGTTGCCCTGTCAACGACAATGGGTTGGAAGCTCTGGTGGCTGGTTGCCCCAATTTGGTGAAAGTGAAGGTGAAGAAGTGTAGAGGAGTGACCCCGGAGGGTGCGGATTGGTTGAGGGCAAGTAGGCCTTTGTTAGCAGTGAATTTGGATACCGGTGAGCCTGAACATCAAGACGCAAGTGCCAGTGATGGTGGGGTTCAAGATAATGGGGTGGAGTTCCCTCCAATGGCTGCCCCGGTAACGGCTACGAATAATGTTGCATCGAGCAGTTCGGGTACGGGACGATCGACGTCATTCAAATCAAG CCTATATTTTGCATTAAATAAAAGAGCAGTTATGGCTTCATTCACcagattttcttttaataagcCATGCTGTTGA
- the LOC107419998 gene encoding F-box protein At1g47056 isoform X4, whose translation MGQSASTAAAVSSCRESKNHSNRSKIKSTALISPMLAEESAGCRGIFDGVSDYISDLPDECLACIFQSLGSGDRKRCSLVCRRWLRIEGQSRHRLSLDAQKELRPMIPSLFSRFDAVTKLALKCGRRSESIGDEGLVLISLRCRNLRRLKLRACRELTDTGMAAFAKNCKGLKKLSCGSCTFGAKGMNAVLENCSSLEELSVKRLRGITDVAAAEPIGPGIAALSLKTICLKELYNGVCFGPLIIGAKNLRTLKLFRCSGDWDKLFPIITDRVPGVVEIHLERLQVSDVGLAAISNCLDLEILHLVKTPECTNVGLVSIAERCKLLRKLHIDGWKANRIGDEGLVAIAKSCSNLQELVLIGVNPTKVSLQMLASSCLNLERLALCGSDTVGDAEISCIATKCIALKKLCIKSCPVNDNGLEALVAGCPNLVKVKVKKCRGVTPEGADWLRASRPLLAVNLDTGEPEHQDASASDGGVQDNGVEFPPMAAPVTATNNVASSSSGTGRSTSFKSSYGFIHQIFF comes from the exons ATGGGCCAGTCAGCTTCGACGGCAGCTGCAGTCTCCAGCTGCCGTGAAAGCAAGAATCATAGCAATCGTTCAAAGATTAAATCAACGGCTCTGATCTCTCCGATGCTGGCTGAAGAATCCGCTGGCTGCCGGGGAATCTTCGATGGGGTCTCCGACTACATTTCAGATCTGCCCGACGAGTGTTTGGCCTGTATTTTCCAGTCCCTGGGTTCCGGCGACCGGAAACGCTGCTCGCTCGTCTGCCGAAGGTGGCTGAGGATCGAGGGACAGAGCCGTCACCGTCTCTCACTGGACGCTCAAAAAGAACTTCGCCCCATGATCCCCTCCCTCTTTTCTCGATTCGACGCCGTGACGAAGCTCGCACTGAAATGCGGCCGCAGATCTGAGAGCATCGGAGACGAGGGGCTTGTCCTCATCTCGCTCCGCTGCCGGAATCTCAGACGCCTCAAGCTCCGTGCCTGCCGCGAATTGACGGATACTGGCATGGCGGCCTTCGCGAAGAACTGCAAGGGCTTGAAGAAGCTCTCTTGCGGATCCTGCACCTTCGGAGCCAAAGGGATGAACGCGGTGTTGGAAAATTGCTCATCTCTGGAGGAGTTATCGGTCAAGCGGCTCCGTGGCATCACTGACGTGGCAGCTGCAGAGCCAATAGGGCCTGGCATAGCTGCCTTATCTCTGAAAACTATTTGCTTGAAGGAGCTTTACAATGGAGTATGTTTCGGACCTCTTATTATCGGCGCAAAGAATCTTAGAACTTTGAAACTGTTCAGGTGTTCTGGAGATTGGGATAAGCTTTTCCCTATAATTACGGACCGAGTCCCGGGAGTCGTTGAGATCCATCTGGAGAGGCTTCAAGTTAGCGATGTGGGTTTGGCAGCGATCTCAAATTGCTTGGATCTAGAAATTTTGCATCTGGTCAAGACACCGGAATGCACAAATGTTGGGCTGGTATCCATTGCAGAGCGCTGTAAACTGTTGCGGAAGCTTCACATTGACGGATGGAAAGCAAACCGTATTGGCGATGAGGGATTGGTTGCGATTGCAAAATCATGCTCTAATCTGCAGGAATTGGTTCTAATCGGCGTCAATCCCACGAAAGTAAGCTTGCAAATGTTGGCGTCGAGTTGCCTGAATCTAGAGCGGTTGGCATTGTGCGGAAGCGACACCGTCGGCGATGCTGAGATTTCATGCATTGCCACCAAATGTATAGCATTGAAGAAGCTATGCATTAAGAGTTGCCCTGTCAACGACAATGGGTTGGAAGCTCTGGTGGCTGGTTGCCCCAATTTGGTGAAAGTGAAGGTGAAGAAGTGTAGAGGAGTGACCCCGGAGGGTGCGGATTGGTTGAGGGCAAGTAGGCCTTTGTTAGCAGTGAATTTGGATACCGGTGAGCCTGAACATCAAGACGCAAGTGCCAGTGATGGTGGGGTTCAAGATAATGGGGTGGAGTTCCCTCCAATGGCTGCCCCGGTAACGGCTACGAATAATGTTGCATCGAGCAGTTCGGGTACGGGACGATCGACGTCATTCAAATCAAG TTATGGCTTCATTCACcagattttcttttaa
- the LOC107419980 gene encoding uncharacterized protein LOC107419980 has product MLCSLSLSLSLSLSVCSVTMESGLPMLNCLLQHTLRTLCSYSDSSNSSKWVYAVFWRILPRNYPPPKWDYGGGALDRSKGNKRNWILVWEDGFCDSFECEQAGNGYIKGRFGADVFFKMSHEVYNYGEGLVGKVAADNSHKWVFRDTSNEGDPGFISSWNVSIEPQPRAWDFQFKSGIQTIAIISVREGIIQLGSFDKIVEDLNLVISIQRKFSYLQSIPGVFAMQRPYLPIQHPYILKPNNQIIETHEAAALSVYEKRQLTGMKRLFSEVGDDSPIKSINLGWNAPQNGTGTAGSPIWSIPPLLPSMSCSLGALLTKLPSVVPSYSNIDTRDTAMLVANNSNNSTGQIMKINNNGGNVKVESSCHFDAAEEKMRCPSLNPNVGREVGSGFGPSREGETQSQSDALKLN; this is encoded by the exons ATgctttgctctctctctctctctctctctctctctctctctgtgtgctCTGTGACGATGGAAAGTGGACTCCCCATGCTTAACTGTCTCTTGCAGCACACATTGAGGACCCTATGCTCATATTCCGATTCATCTAATTCTTCGAAGTGGGTTTACGCAGTCTTTTGGAGGATCTTGCCTCGGAATTATCCTCCTCCAAA GTGGGATTATGGAGGTGGTGCTCTTGATCGCTCCAAAGGAAACAAAAGGAACTG GATTCTTGTTTGGGAAGATGGGTTCTGTGACTCCTTTGAATGCGAGCAAGCCGGGAATGGATACATTAAGGGAAGGTTTGGAGCTGATGTATTCTTCAAGATGTCACACGAAGTTTACAATTACGGAGAAGG ATTAGTGGGGAAAGTGGCAGCAGATAATAGCCATAAATGGGTCTTCAGAGATACTTCAAATGAAGGTGATCCTGGCTTCATTTCCTCATGGAATGTATCCATTGAACCA CAACCAAGGGCCTGGGACTTTCAATTCAAATCAGGCATTCAG ACTATAGCAATCATATCGGTTAGAGAAGGCATAATTCAATTGGGCTCATTTGATAag ATTGTGGAAGATCTCAATCTGGTGATCAGCATACAGAGGAAATTCAGCTACCTCCAGAGCATACCAGGTGTGTTCGCCATGCAAAGACCATATCTACCAATCCAACATCCCTACATCCTCAAACCAAATAACCAGATAATTGAAACTCATGAAGCAGCAGCTTTATCAGTCTATGAGAAGCGCCAATTAACTGGGATGAAAAGATTGTTCAGCGAAGTGGGTGATGATTCTCCCATTAAGTCCATCAATTTGGGTTGGAACGCACCACAGAATGGCACAGGCACAGCAGGATCACCAATATGGTCAATTCCACCTCTGCTACCTTCCATGTCATGCAGCCTTGGAGCACTTCTAACGAAGCTGCCTTCTGTGGTCCCGTCCTATAGCAACATTGATACCAGAGACACGGCTATGCTTGTGGCTAACAACAGCAACAATTCTACGGGCCAAATAATGAAGATTAATAATAATGGTGGCAATGTAAAGGTGGAGTCATCGTGTCATTTTGATGCAGCTGAAGAAAAAATGCGCTGTCCCTCCCTAAACCCCAATGTAGGCAGAGAAGTAGGCTCGGGATTTGGACCCTCGAGGGAGGGAGAGACCCAGAGTCAGAGTGATGCTCTAAAACTTAATTAA
- the LOC107419998 gene encoding F-box protein At1g47056 isoform X5, whose protein sequence is MGQSASTAAAVSSCRESKNHSNRSKIKSTALISPMLAEESAGCRGIFDGVSDYISDLPDECLACIFQSLGSGDRKRCSLVCRRWLRIEGQSRHRLSLDAQKELRPMIPSLFSRFDAVTKLALKCGRRSESIGDEGLVLISLRCRNLRRLKLRACRELTDTGMAAFAKNCKGLKKLSCGSCTFGAKGMNAVLENCSSLEELSVKRLRGITDVAAAEPIGPGIAALSLKTICLKELYNGVCFGPLIIGAKNLRTLKLFRCSGDWDKLFPIITDRVPGVVEIHLERLQVSDVGLAAISNCLDLEILHLVKTPECTNVGLVSIAERCKLLRKLHIDGWKANRIGDEGLVAIAKSCSNLQELVLIGVNPTKVSLQMLASSCLNLERLALCGSDTVGDAEISCIATKCIALKKLCIKSCPVNDNGLEALVAGCPNLVKVKVKKCRGVTPEGADWLRASRPLLAVNLDTGEPEHQDASASDGGVQDNGVEFPPMAAPVTATNNVASSSSGTGRSTSFKSRFSFNKPCC, encoded by the exons ATGGGCCAGTCAGCTTCGACGGCAGCTGCAGTCTCCAGCTGCCGTGAAAGCAAGAATCATAGCAATCGTTCAAAGATTAAATCAACGGCTCTGATCTCTCCGATGCTGGCTGAAGAATCCGCTGGCTGCCGGGGAATCTTCGATGGGGTCTCCGACTACATTTCAGATCTGCCCGACGAGTGTTTGGCCTGTATTTTCCAGTCCCTGGGTTCCGGCGACCGGAAACGCTGCTCGCTCGTCTGCCGAAGGTGGCTGAGGATCGAGGGACAGAGCCGTCACCGTCTCTCACTGGACGCTCAAAAAGAACTTCGCCCCATGATCCCCTCCCTCTTTTCTCGATTCGACGCCGTGACGAAGCTCGCACTGAAATGCGGCCGCAGATCTGAGAGCATCGGAGACGAGGGGCTTGTCCTCATCTCGCTCCGCTGCCGGAATCTCAGACGCCTCAAGCTCCGTGCCTGCCGCGAATTGACGGATACTGGCATGGCGGCCTTCGCGAAGAACTGCAAGGGCTTGAAGAAGCTCTCTTGCGGATCCTGCACCTTCGGAGCCAAAGGGATGAACGCGGTGTTGGAAAATTGCTCATCTCTGGAGGAGTTATCGGTCAAGCGGCTCCGTGGCATCACTGACGTGGCAGCTGCAGAGCCAATAGGGCCTGGCATAGCTGCCTTATCTCTGAAAACTATTTGCTTGAAGGAGCTTTACAATGGAGTATGTTTCGGACCTCTTATTATCGGCGCAAAGAATCTTAGAACTTTGAAACTGTTCAGGTGTTCTGGAGATTGGGATAAGCTTTTCCCTATAATTACGGACCGAGTCCCGGGAGTCGTTGAGATCCATCTGGAGAGGCTTCAAGTTAGCGATGTGGGTTTGGCAGCGATCTCAAATTGCTTGGATCTAGAAATTTTGCATCTGGTCAAGACACCGGAATGCACAAATGTTGGGCTGGTATCCATTGCAGAGCGCTGTAAACTGTTGCGGAAGCTTCACATTGACGGATGGAAAGCAAACCGTATTGGCGATGAGGGATTGGTTGCGATTGCAAAATCATGCTCTAATCTGCAGGAATTGGTTCTAATCGGCGTCAATCCCACGAAAGTAAGCTTGCAAATGTTGGCGTCGAGTTGCCTGAATCTAGAGCGGTTGGCATTGTGCGGAAGCGACACCGTCGGCGATGCTGAGATTTCATGCATTGCCACCAAATGTATAGCATTGAAGAAGCTATGCATTAAGAGTTGCCCTGTCAACGACAATGGGTTGGAAGCTCTGGTGGCTGGTTGCCCCAATTTGGTGAAAGTGAAGGTGAAGAAGTGTAGAGGAGTGACCCCGGAGGGTGCGGATTGGTTGAGGGCAAGTAGGCCTTTGTTAGCAGTGAATTTGGATACCGGTGAGCCTGAACATCAAGACGCAAGTGCCAGTGATGGTGGGGTTCAAGATAATGGGGTGGAGTTCCCTCCAATGGCTGCCCCGGTAACGGCTACGAATAATGTTGCATCGAGCAGTTCGGGTACGGGACGATCGACGTCATTCAAATCAAG attttcttttaataagcCATGCTGTTGA